The following are from one region of the Coccinella septempunctata chromosome 7, icCocSept1.1, whole genome shotgun sequence genome:
- the LOC123316822 gene encoding mediator of RNA polymerase II transcription subunit 1 isoform X2, with protein MMNRVSNGNAAMAPCESDKSKDWQLEILMEKLRSKTAQYKTLPEISKNVRMTMLDKRYALDSVEKSQHQKCLDTLQQSMKVTSLQSMVERLESLTRQLGLKFVVGPSDVQLFISSDMFYLEILLDTSGAVQDVKVHHEGKMEQQSCAELVSCLSRGDFQDFTAQLEGFASIYQLNAEKKVKSKAFTALQSLETDLSTLAQLHSFLKEPFNSIYKSPVGILEKRKGGHPMKLTYFISPYDLINISKGELEPISAELISSKNLGYSVTVCMEGSAAHKLQTTTLITVSRTMNGKSSPSFAPLSGQNSSVIPATFVLKLNKPLPMCVALARQLQVVTELEWLDFTNRRPLLDLIVSQCSNGKMRSENNRGLFVNLPDQNHCYFMTDNKNVEGILVNSIPFTHPTKVAQILVLLRQQALFNTLISSCVRPKSQQTFENVFMIEITALSWTHISISLEHPTEESMATAEMDLSDISRLTCKIHTPGTPPPPNAPDKASELVSRVLNKSFSIPVMIRSIIQFWERQSHDRRNHFGLGSNGHENFSLPLDSCDPGGGSGPKGGVGGPGGGNLPEFEGLDGGGGNRVKQELCHTQTSNAMQREMFLNESLMSNPNFQNFPSSEGVLELLGAPGNEKSTKRGQKRSRSGEDSWRSKSRKAGDEDVLLESSNSSDSTSGSTFLSHQDATDLVNSNSASLGFQSDLELSTMDSSELGGMEKNVDSDREDTEEEMNEKFRQNSEVKSPMDMLSDLNDKNLVPSNVSITPISNTASPSYVQGLPERRSSIELSSMSPSTSSLIPSTITITPLPQVKSSSDDKYKERKSSKSKSDEKSRMEKKRKRKRDESPMGPPEKIPPKQDPLSKPVSVSIKPSESPPPSLSTPSSPGILKYSASPTHRSLSGKLSPSLAKQSLKGHHSPKHSPAHVPSSPKHGLGISSPKSHDFFQGTSPKHPSASGSGKPSMSTLKNATNSPNSKSESKTKSGLKESSRDKEKKQSSTFQSTTASSKNKSSSKTKTTDSNFNTEMISPQENQIAPGGASDSSGNLNQARRKGMLSAIVDKLKSAQHCESGTDLSGKINNRLERDRSSGSSQISKSGDSKNTTNKSGDPKNSEYMVKPSSDGIKLTINKTRTKDAVKNAATKTGSPKVHTGLKPGVNSGPASKKPQQQQLQNQKSSSSVSSSSMPTSSKNSPKLTLSSPKSTSVASSLSSSNKSSKASASGQTKDRISKLGKSSSEKSVFSSRERGKSSPTPKDEPDTAFKYNSSLKMEGLVKQLDKNFQIPKLSARMGSAQMEDKKSGSKENPNNLSRSPSDSKIYDLMPKGDSKYPLAIPNNKILESMESKMRNNLNSITQNPSMLNRKDEEDESGRRDPLAISYPISNSVANKTYGTGFPSTDQQPLSLSMKTAMDLAKFAAPDAPRDKRETKKGSSMADCDILLDFSKGSAGAKTATAPYPPSPSVSVHIVKSPAPHPSPRAISPDELMDETFVGLGK; from the exons ATGATGAATCGGGTATCTAATG gtAATGCAGCTATGGCACCTTGCGAATCCGATAAAAGTAAGGATTGGCAACTAGAAATActcatggaaaaattgcgatctAAAACAGCCCAATACAAGACATTacctgaaatttcaaaaaatgtcaGAATGACTATGCTG GATAAAAGATATGCTCTAGACAGTGTTGAAAAGAGTCAGCATCAGAAATGTTTAGATACCTTACAACAATCTATGAAAGTTACTTCATTACAAAGTATGGTTGAAAGATTAGAAAGTTTAACTAGACAGTTAGG GTTGAAATTTGTAGTTGGTCCATCAGATGTCCAACTTTTTATATCCTCAGATATGTTTTATTTAGAAATTCTATTGGACACTTCAGGTGCAGTACAAGATGTTAAAGTACATCATGAGGGTAAAATGGAACAGCAAAGCTGTGCTGAATTAGTTAGTTGCTTGTCAAGGGGAGATTTCCAAGATTTTACTGCACAATTAGAAGGTTTCGCTTCTATTTATCAGTTGAATGCCGAGAAAAAAGTAAAAAGTAAAGCTTTCACAGCCTTGCAATCTTTAGAAACAGATTTAAGCACACTCGCTCAATTACATTCTTTCTTGAAAGAGCCTTTCAATTCGATTTATAAATCTCCTGTTGGTATACTGGAAAAGAGAAAAGGGGGTCATCCTATGAAATTGACTTATTTTATTTCACCCTATGATTTGATCAATATTAGTAAGGGAGAACTGGAACCCATAAGTGCGGAACTGATATCTAGTAAGAATTTAGGTTACAGTGTTACAGTTTGTATGGAAGGTTCAGCTGCTCACAAATTGCAAACAACAACTCTTATCACTGTCAGTAGGACAATGAATGGCAAAAG TTCTCCTTCTTTTGCACCACTAAGCGGCCAAAATAGTTCCGTTATACCAGCGACTTTCGTTCTCAAGTTGAACAAACCGTTACCTATGTGTGTAGCTCTGGCTAGGCAGCTTCAGGTGGTCACGGAACTAGAGTGGCTGGATTTCACAAATAGACGGCCCCTTTTAGACTTGATTGTGTCTCAGTGCAGTAACGGGAAAATGAGGTCTGAAAATAATAGGGGACTGTTTGTG AATCTGCCAGATCAAAACCACTGTTATTTTATGACTGATAACAAAAATGTCGAGGGAATTCTTGTTAATAGCATTCCTTTCACTCATCCAACTAAGGTAGCCCAGATATTGGTTTTGTTGAGACAACAGGCTCTCTTTAATACCCTAATTTCAAGCTGTGTTAGGCCAAAAAGTCAGCAGA CTTTCGAGAATGTTTTCATGATTGAAATAACCGCCCTTTCTTGGACGCATATCTCGATATCTTTGGAACATCCGACAGAGGAGAGCATGGCAACTGCCGAGATGGATCTCTCGGATATCTCAAGGTTAACTTGCAAGATCCACACTCCGGGTACTCCGCCACCACCAAACGCCCCAGACAAAGCGTCAGAACTGGTATCAAGGGTACTAAATAAGAGCTTCTCGATTCCCGTGATGATACGGTCCATCATCCAATTCTGGGAGAGGCAGTCCCACGACAGGAGGAACCACTTTGGACTAGGCAGCAACggacacgaaaattttagtttacCCCTCGACTCCTGCGACCCCGGGGGCGGAAGCGGGCCCAAGGGGGGAGTCGGAGGTCCGGGGGGTGGTAATCTGCCGGAGTTCGAGGGTCTGGACGGGGGCGGGGGGAACAGGGTCAAACAGGAGCTCTGTCACACCCAGACCTCCAATGCGATGCAGAGGGAGATGTTCCTGAACGAGAGCTTGATGTCGAATccgaattttcagaatttcccGTCTTCTGAGGGGGTGCTCGAACTGCTGGGGGCCCCAG GTAATGAGAAAAGTACCAAAAGAGGACAAAAAAGATCCAGGAGTGGAGAGGATTCCTGGAGGTCCAAAAGCCGGAAGGCGGGAGATGAAGATGTTCTCTTGGAGAGCTCTAACAGCAGCGATTCGACCTCAGGAAGTACATTTCTTTCGCATCAGGACGCCACTGACTTAGTCAATTCGAATTCTGCCTCTTTAGG ATTTCAGTCTGACCTAGAGTTGTCCACCATGGACTCCTCCGAATTGGGGGGTATGGAGAAAAACGTAGACTCCGACAGGGAAGACACGGAGGAAgaaatgaacgaaaaatttaGGCAGAACTCGGAAGTCAAGTCCCCTATGGATATGCTGTCCGATCTGAACGACAAAAATCTAGTACCTTCCAATGTGAGCATCACGCCAATCTCAAACACTGCCAGTCCTTCTTACGTTCAAG GATTACCTGAGAGACGTTCATCGATTGAACTGTCGTCTATGAGTCCTTCTACGTCGTCCCTCATACCGAGCACAATAACAATCACGCCGCTTCCTCAAGTCAAGTCTTCATCAGACGATAAGTACAAAGAAAGGAAGAGTAGCAAGAGTAAGTCGGATGAAAAGAGTCGGATggagaaaaaaaggaaaagaaaacgAGATGAGAGTCCCATGGGTCCCCCAGAAAAG ATTCCACCCAAGCAAGATCCCCTTTCTAAACCCGTCTCCGTTAGTATCAAACCATCAGAGTCTCCGCCACCCTCTCTCAGTACGCCCTCCTCTCCGGGCATTTTAAAGTATTCGGCATCACCCACCCACAGGAGTTTGAGCGGAAAATTAAGTCCTAGCTTGGCCAAGCAGAGTCTCAAGGGTCATCACAGTCCGAAGCATAGCCCAGCCCACGTTCCAAGCAGCCCTAAACACGGTTTGGGCATATCGAGTCCGAAAAGCCACG ATTTCTTTCAAGGTACATCCCCCAAACATCCATCGGCGAGCGGTTCCGGCAAACCCAGCATGTCCACCCTTAAAAACGCCACCAATTCGCCCAACAGTAAGTCGGAGTCGAAAACCAAGTCCGGCCTCAAGGAATCGTCGAGAGATAAGGAGAAGAAACAGTCGTCGACCTTCCAGTCGACCACCGCcagttcgaaaaataaatctTCCTCTAAGACGAAAACTACGGATTCTAATTTCAACACTGAGATGATATCTCCGCAGGAAAATCAGATAGCGCCAGGTGGCGCTTCGGATTCCAGCGGCAACCTGAACCAGGCCAGGAGGAAAG GCATGTTGTCGGCCATCGTGGATAAGTTAAAATCCGCACAGCACTGTGAATCAGGCACCGATCTCTCCGGAAAAATCAACAACAGACTTGAAAGAGACCGGAGCAGTGGCAGCAGTCAGATTTCCAAGTCTGGCGACTCGAAGAACACAACGAACAAATCGGGAGATCCAAAAAACTCCGAATACATGGTGAAACCAAGTTCGGACGGCATAAAACTGACGATCAACAAGACGAGGACCAAAGACGCGGTGAAGAACGCTGCTACGAAGACCGGGTCCCCCAAAGTTCACACGGGCTTGAAACCAG GGGTCAACAGCGGTCCTGCATCTAAAAAACCTCAGCAGCAGCAGTTGCAGAATCAGAAATCTTCATCCTCCGTTTCTTCATCTTCCATGCCGACATCTTCCAAGAATTCGCCGAAACTTACGCTTTCTAGCCCCAAATCTACCTCAGTCGCTTCATCCTTGTCTTCCAGCAACAAGTCGTCGAAGGCGAGCGCGAGCGGTCAGACGAAAGACAGAATATCGAAGTTGGGAAAGAGCAGTTCGGAAAAGTCCGTGTTTTCCTCTAGGGAGAGGGGTAAATCGAGTCCCACCCCTAAGGACGAACCGGACACCGCCTTCAAGTACAACTCGTCCCTGAAGATGGAGGGTTTGGTGAAGCAGTTGGATAAGAACTTTCAGATTCCGAAATTGTCCGCTAGGATGGGGTCAGCTCAGATGGAGGATAAGAAGTCTGGTTCCAAG gaaaatccCAACAATCTCAGCCGCAGCCCTTCGGATTCAAAAATTTACGATCTGATGCCGAAGGGCGACTCCAAATACCCCCTGGCCATCCCGAACAACAAAATCCTGGAATCGATGGAGAGCAAGATGAGGAACAACCTGAACAGTATTACGCAGAACCCGTCGATGTTGAACAGAAAAGACGAGGAAGATGAGAGCGGTCGAAGAGATCCCCTCGCGATCTCTTATCCGATTTCTAACTCCGTTGCCAACAAGACCTACGGGACCGGAT TCCCTTCAACGGACCAACAACCTCTTAGTCTTTCGATGAAAACGGCGATGGACTTGGCTAAATTCGCGGCGCCGGATGCACCACGCGACAAGAGAGAGACTAAGAAAGGGAGCAGCATGGCTGACTGCGATATATTGTTGGATTTCAGCAAAGGGAGCGCTGGTGCGAAAACAGCAACAGCTCCTTATCCACCGTCGCCTTCCGTCAGTGTGCACATAGTTAAATCTCCAGCCCCCCATCCCAGTCCCAGGGCCATCTCTCCAGACGAACTGATGGATGAGACGTTCGTGGGCTTGGGAAAATAA
- the LOC123316822 gene encoding mediator of RNA polymerase II transcription subunit 1 isoform X4 yields MMNRVSNGNAAMAPCESDKSKDWQLEILMEKLRSKTAQYKTLPEISKNVRMTMLDKRYALDSVEKSQHQKCLDTLQQSMKVTSLQSMVERLESLTRQLGLKFVVGPSDVQLFISSDMFYLEILLDTSGAVQDVKVHHEGKMEQQSCAELVSCLSRGDFQDFTAQLEGFASIYQLNAEKKVKSKAFTALQSLETDLSTLAQLHSFLKEPFNSIYKSPVGILEKRKGGHPMKLTYFISPYDLINISKGELEPISAELISSKNLGYSVTVCMEGSAAHKLQTTTLITVSRTMNGKSSPSFAPLSGQNSSVIPATFVLKLNKPLPMCVALARQLQVVTELEWLDFTNRRPLLDLIVSQCSNGKMRSENNRGLFVNLPDQNHCYFMTDNKNVEGILVNSIPFTHPTKVAQILVLLRQQALFNTLISSCVRPKSQQTFENVFMIEITALSWTHISISLEHPTEESMATAEMDLSDISRLTCKIHTPGTPPPPNAPDKASELVSRVLNKSFSIPVMIRSIIQFWERQSHDRRNHFGLGSNGHENFSLPLDSCDPGGGSGPKGGVGGPGGGNLPEFEGLDGGGGNRVKQELCHTQTSNAMQREMFLNESLMSNPNFQNFPSSEGVLELLGAPGNEKSTKRGQKRSRSGEDSWRSKSRKAGDEDVLLESSNSSDSTSGSTFLSHQDATDLVNSNSASLGFQSDLELSTMDSSELGGMEKNVDSDREDTEEEMNEKFRQNSEVKSPMDMLSDLNDKNLVPSNVSITPISNTASPSYVQGGLPERRSSIELSSMSPSTSSLIPSTITITPLPQVKSSSDDKYKERKSSKSKSDEKSRMEKKRKRKRDESPMGPPEKIPPKQDPLSKPVSVSIKPSESPPPSLSTPSSPGILKYSASPTHRSLSGKLSPSLAKQSLKGHHSPKHSPAHVPSSPKHGLGISSPKSHDFFQGTSPKHPSASGSGKPSMSTLKNATNSPNSKSESKTKSGLKESSRDKEKKQSSTFQSTTASSKNKSSSKTKTTDSNFNTEMISPQENQIAPGGASDSSGNLNQARRKGMLSAIVDKLKSAQHCESGTDLSGKINNRLERDRSSGSSQISKSGDSKNTTNKSGDPKNSEYMVKPSSDGIKLTINKTRTKDAVKNAATKTGSPKVHTGLKPGVNSGPASKKPQQQQLQNQKSSSSVSSSSMPTSSKNSPKLTLSSPKSTSVASSLSSSNKSSKASASGQTKDRISKLGKSSSEKSVFSSRERGKSSPTPKDEPDTAFKYNSSLKMEGLVKQLDKNFQIPKLSARMGSAQMEDKKSGSKENPNNLSRSPSDSKIYDLMPKGDSKYPLAIPNNKILESMESKMRNNLNSITQNPSMLNRKDEEDESGRRDPLAISYPISNSVANKTYGTG; encoded by the exons ATGATGAATCGGGTATCTAATG gtAATGCAGCTATGGCACCTTGCGAATCCGATAAAAGTAAGGATTGGCAACTAGAAATActcatggaaaaattgcgatctAAAACAGCCCAATACAAGACATTacctgaaatttcaaaaaatgtcaGAATGACTATGCTG GATAAAAGATATGCTCTAGACAGTGTTGAAAAGAGTCAGCATCAGAAATGTTTAGATACCTTACAACAATCTATGAAAGTTACTTCATTACAAAGTATGGTTGAAAGATTAGAAAGTTTAACTAGACAGTTAGG GTTGAAATTTGTAGTTGGTCCATCAGATGTCCAACTTTTTATATCCTCAGATATGTTTTATTTAGAAATTCTATTGGACACTTCAGGTGCAGTACAAGATGTTAAAGTACATCATGAGGGTAAAATGGAACAGCAAAGCTGTGCTGAATTAGTTAGTTGCTTGTCAAGGGGAGATTTCCAAGATTTTACTGCACAATTAGAAGGTTTCGCTTCTATTTATCAGTTGAATGCCGAGAAAAAAGTAAAAAGTAAAGCTTTCACAGCCTTGCAATCTTTAGAAACAGATTTAAGCACACTCGCTCAATTACATTCTTTCTTGAAAGAGCCTTTCAATTCGATTTATAAATCTCCTGTTGGTATACTGGAAAAGAGAAAAGGGGGTCATCCTATGAAATTGACTTATTTTATTTCACCCTATGATTTGATCAATATTAGTAAGGGAGAACTGGAACCCATAAGTGCGGAACTGATATCTAGTAAGAATTTAGGTTACAGTGTTACAGTTTGTATGGAAGGTTCAGCTGCTCACAAATTGCAAACAACAACTCTTATCACTGTCAGTAGGACAATGAATGGCAAAAG TTCTCCTTCTTTTGCACCACTAAGCGGCCAAAATAGTTCCGTTATACCAGCGACTTTCGTTCTCAAGTTGAACAAACCGTTACCTATGTGTGTAGCTCTGGCTAGGCAGCTTCAGGTGGTCACGGAACTAGAGTGGCTGGATTTCACAAATAGACGGCCCCTTTTAGACTTGATTGTGTCTCAGTGCAGTAACGGGAAAATGAGGTCTGAAAATAATAGGGGACTGTTTGTG AATCTGCCAGATCAAAACCACTGTTATTTTATGACTGATAACAAAAATGTCGAGGGAATTCTTGTTAATAGCATTCCTTTCACTCATCCAACTAAGGTAGCCCAGATATTGGTTTTGTTGAGACAACAGGCTCTCTTTAATACCCTAATTTCAAGCTGTGTTAGGCCAAAAAGTCAGCAGA CTTTCGAGAATGTTTTCATGATTGAAATAACCGCCCTTTCTTGGACGCATATCTCGATATCTTTGGAACATCCGACAGAGGAGAGCATGGCAACTGCCGAGATGGATCTCTCGGATATCTCAAGGTTAACTTGCAAGATCCACACTCCGGGTACTCCGCCACCACCAAACGCCCCAGACAAAGCGTCAGAACTGGTATCAAGGGTACTAAATAAGAGCTTCTCGATTCCCGTGATGATACGGTCCATCATCCAATTCTGGGAGAGGCAGTCCCACGACAGGAGGAACCACTTTGGACTAGGCAGCAACggacacgaaaattttagtttacCCCTCGACTCCTGCGACCCCGGGGGCGGAAGCGGGCCCAAGGGGGGAGTCGGAGGTCCGGGGGGTGGTAATCTGCCGGAGTTCGAGGGTCTGGACGGGGGCGGGGGGAACAGGGTCAAACAGGAGCTCTGTCACACCCAGACCTCCAATGCGATGCAGAGGGAGATGTTCCTGAACGAGAGCTTGATGTCGAATccgaattttcagaatttcccGTCTTCTGAGGGGGTGCTCGAACTGCTGGGGGCCCCAG GTAATGAGAAAAGTACCAAAAGAGGACAAAAAAGATCCAGGAGTGGAGAGGATTCCTGGAGGTCCAAAAGCCGGAAGGCGGGAGATGAAGATGTTCTCTTGGAGAGCTCTAACAGCAGCGATTCGACCTCAGGAAGTACATTTCTTTCGCATCAGGACGCCACTGACTTAGTCAATTCGAATTCTGCCTCTTTAGG ATTTCAGTCTGACCTAGAGTTGTCCACCATGGACTCCTCCGAATTGGGGGGTATGGAGAAAAACGTAGACTCCGACAGGGAAGACACGGAGGAAgaaatgaacgaaaaatttaGGCAGAACTCGGAAGTCAAGTCCCCTATGGATATGCTGTCCGATCTGAACGACAAAAATCTAGTACCTTCCAATGTGAGCATCACGCCAATCTCAAACACTGCCAGTCCTTCTTACGTTCAAG GAGGATTACCTGAGAGACGTTCATCGATTGAACTGTCGTCTATGAGTCCTTCTACGTCGTCCCTCATACCGAGCACAATAACAATCACGCCGCTTCCTCAAGTCAAGTCTTCATCAGACGATAAGTACAAAGAAAGGAAGAGTAGCAAGAGTAAGTCGGATGAAAAGAGTCGGATggagaaaaaaaggaaaagaaaacgAGATGAGAGTCCCATGGGTCCCCCAGAAAAG ATTCCACCCAAGCAAGATCCCCTTTCTAAACCCGTCTCCGTTAGTATCAAACCATCAGAGTCTCCGCCACCCTCTCTCAGTACGCCCTCCTCTCCGGGCATTTTAAAGTATTCGGCATCACCCACCCACAGGAGTTTGAGCGGAAAATTAAGTCCTAGCTTGGCCAAGCAGAGTCTCAAGGGTCATCACAGTCCGAAGCATAGCCCAGCCCACGTTCCAAGCAGCCCTAAACACGGTTTGGGCATATCGAGTCCGAAAAGCCACG ATTTCTTTCAAGGTACATCCCCCAAACATCCATCGGCGAGCGGTTCCGGCAAACCCAGCATGTCCACCCTTAAAAACGCCACCAATTCGCCCAACAGTAAGTCGGAGTCGAAAACCAAGTCCGGCCTCAAGGAATCGTCGAGAGATAAGGAGAAGAAACAGTCGTCGACCTTCCAGTCGACCACCGCcagttcgaaaaataaatctTCCTCTAAGACGAAAACTACGGATTCTAATTTCAACACTGAGATGATATCTCCGCAGGAAAATCAGATAGCGCCAGGTGGCGCTTCGGATTCCAGCGGCAACCTGAACCAGGCCAGGAGGAAAG GCATGTTGTCGGCCATCGTGGATAAGTTAAAATCCGCACAGCACTGTGAATCAGGCACCGATCTCTCCGGAAAAATCAACAACAGACTTGAAAGAGACCGGAGCAGTGGCAGCAGTCAGATTTCCAAGTCTGGCGACTCGAAGAACACAACGAACAAATCGGGAGATCCAAAAAACTCCGAATACATGGTGAAACCAAGTTCGGACGGCATAAAACTGACGATCAACAAGACGAGGACCAAAGACGCGGTGAAGAACGCTGCTACGAAGACCGGGTCCCCCAAAGTTCACACGGGCTTGAAACCAG GGGTCAACAGCGGTCCTGCATCTAAAAAACCTCAGCAGCAGCAGTTGCAGAATCAGAAATCTTCATCCTCCGTTTCTTCATCTTCCATGCCGACATCTTCCAAGAATTCGCCGAAACTTACGCTTTCTAGCCCCAAATCTACCTCAGTCGCTTCATCCTTGTCTTCCAGCAACAAGTCGTCGAAGGCGAGCGCGAGCGGTCAGACGAAAGACAGAATATCGAAGTTGGGAAAGAGCAGTTCGGAAAAGTCCGTGTTTTCCTCTAGGGAGAGGGGTAAATCGAGTCCCACCCCTAAGGACGAACCGGACACCGCCTTCAAGTACAACTCGTCCCTGAAGATGGAGGGTTTGGTGAAGCAGTTGGATAAGAACTTTCAGATTCCGAAATTGTCCGCTAGGATGGGGTCAGCTCAGATGGAGGATAAGAAGTCTGGTTCCAAG gaaaatccCAACAATCTCAGCCGCAGCCCTTCGGATTCAAAAATTTACGATCTGATGCCGAAGGGCGACTCCAAATACCCCCTGGCCATCCCGAACAACAAAATCCTGGAATCGATGGAGAGCAAGATGAGGAACAACCTGAACAGTATTACGCAGAACCCGTCGATGTTGAACAGAAAAGACGAGGAAGATGAGAGCGGTCGAAGAGATCCCCTCGCGATCTCTTATCCGATTTCTAACTCCGTTGCCAACAAGACCTACGGGACCGGAT ga